One genomic window of Vespula pensylvanica isolate Volc-1 chromosome 12, ASM1446617v1, whole genome shotgun sequence includes the following:
- the LOC122633319 gene encoding helicase domino isoform X7, producing the protein MIMSHVMSDKQSAPILPPLSGGGGNNGGNNGGATQQTVSLQQVLATAQGLNVLTTGGGQQFVITSQVSGLTQVVTSSATTSTNVQQVGVTRIVNISNTPPRVSTVGVPGASGSPLTSPSRQTPTKVVLATSPKLVRTSMGNMFIAPTSQVSMQSPPARKRLKLTESTEKITATADDAMGYRRRIMEHKMKRMRAIREKYAENASELFFLHAGGNMMDFQAWRKRPPTSQYLHFLRQHRLDTEDNNEDLSVPLPSIPEISLPPVTSASTTVPTNQSAEVKISGVGVTPVAVSTTLPAAVAQLSQQGGTPIVPEIPKHTTPASPVTEKTPITPVVTKAPSPSRSTSQPVVKLMKLPTSSVVSNDITNNQEQIVEKAKQEAYVMQRIAELQREGLWSERRLPKVQEPARTKAHWDYLLEEMVWLAADFAQERKWKKAAAKKCARMVQKHFQEKAIQAQKAEKSQELRLKKIASFVAKEIKTFWANVEKLVEYKQQTRLEEKRKKALDQHLNFIVGQTEKYSTWLTEGLNKTDGSQSIPASINSSRISSPVPIGKSHSDEEFQPNQSSDDDEETIAKAEEEMKSTVDQKEEIELLKKESEMPLEDLLKDLPPNYLEERNKSLSPSGKEVEETENEKTADGDTDFVAASDESTDEEDTILEQEKLEENTDHKQELDDLKAENEMSIDELMAKYGNMSNVPMDVDEDDAQDSDKETDQEKTQENEEQASSSESESEESDEAGEDSQIHSDTETDVGLKSLLEDPSTEKSCDNKISETDHVDAHNEMDNVAALAESIQPKGNTLLTTCVVTKIPFLLKHSLREYQHIGLDWLVTMYDRKLNGILADEMGLGKTIQTIALLAHLACEKGNWGPHLIIVPTSVMLNWEMECKKWCPGFKILTYYGTQKERKQKRTGWTKPNAFHICITSYKLVIQDHQSFRRKKWKYLILDEAQNIKNFKSQRWQLLLNFQTQRRLLLTGTPLQNNLMELWSLMHFLMPNVFQSHREFKEWFSNPVTGMIEGNSEYNENIIRRLHKVLRPFLLRRLKTEVEKQLPKKYEHVVMCRLSKRQRYLYDDFMSRAKTKETLASGNLLSVINVLMQLRKVCNHPNLFEVRPTVSPFQMEAIEFITASLVWNALDYDPFKHVDLSTLNLLLIDLEFTLAAFGAHRIKRLQTPVKLIEEIDSQSDPPPRCPSGKIKINVRLSNQVKQSSTPQPAQTKVKNLAGILPTPRVGTSPLIKSLNNQSTPGQGVTLRVAGGQQLQGYSVQLVQHQGSVKAIPVGTLAHNSQSTTITSTTASMNAQRITVGNANIRDGLQRLATQTVTVKQGDSVQRIPVPGFAQLVQTSTGRHIILTSNQQNTNTVSFPVMTPSGQRLTVLSKSLMGLSTSATTVNKVVGGVVTTTSGTSGRPVMRVPPLNVAASQGQSTAGNGQTAHQQTLRCGIITRHAQKESEKAQAKEQPKSEFHLPQLEEDRKQRRQAKLRLLANINERRCAACPLYGEDLFTALRIGKPSTACRWHNGLVHCETAKIPIRTRKQFFSCTEALAEAIRSTEQIVEELKEIFERFVVYVPAVRAPVPRFHVSHPPPHKLWSQRRMQIELQHELSPKMQLFHPVTSSMITQFPEPRLIQYDCGKLQSLDLLLRKLKSENHRVLIFTQMTRMLDVLEAFLNFHGHIYLRLDGTTRVDQRQVLMERFNGDKRIFCFILSTRSGGVGVNLTGADTVIFYDSDWNPTMDAQAQDRCHRIGQTRDVHIYRLVSEKTVEENILKKANQKRLLGDLAIEGGNFTTAYFKSSTIQDLFNIDHSENDASTRMAEVLEQKDREKSMTKDSSVVQVPCLSQHVEDKMAMGALESALAAAEEDLDVQAAKTAKAEAVADLAEFDENIPLDDADKEDTQFSKAEQEVQNLVSQLTPIERYAMKFVEESEGTFSAAQLAAAERELEEQKKEWEMDRLRALREEEERRMRLADDDEKPLTFGREDAQNQIWLSDDTMEPMPMWCPPTPPTTDNDVYIDYSLGFLYENTPMSEAQLPPIYVKKEQKRSRTDTGINERDGRRPVKMRHKEESVYAPRSLFDRPSPAMMKIRRDMKLHKYREIVRPTIPIPGIKPSHMAKNSAEQEQHVLDWMIHEDWALLQAIQVYQGLPLNLMILSPGHTPNWDLVADIVNNTSRIYRSPKQCKNRYESVIVPREEGKLLYDTTPKKQKKQKGVYKIPQVSEQQSKTNRPMRTSQLYNQDKNHSFTMMCCQRFETIKSVSNKRTPTVKPLLVNPLMKNPTNAAVLAECHIQYDNPLAPIEVATRRADRIAKEKLKHAVLTAEQQQQVAARLLQQQQQQQQQQQQQQQQQQQQQQQQQQQQQAQQQQQVQQQQVQQQQQQIKLQQQQQQQQSQQAISNATPPQMHQLAQVVTTVTTNALTSMKTVTTISNVTTCATTVVTTTVKTRQGGTLTMQDVRATPTVVSVSNLQAAQRIATAGLVSAAQSSTGVAQKGIVGVTVATASGSKTLTAAQLQYYRQQQVLLRQQQLKVLQAQAVGGQKVSVAVSAAAAQQRATLMKQGIAAPTVAQSNVGKQTVARAVSETEMAALIKRQALQQQAKAVAQVQVPTQSGLTPAQIFAQTGLQVQQTGTSASGTPVATLVKAANVAGVRAATPQQIRQLALHPQIIAQRKLPAQKVAQLAQVTAKGGVQTQLIVQQKSLPTTMTMQQIQQVMKHVQPSAMQQFTHVSTGQTVSQPGQVVLAKSPLQTRVIPVAPAALKQTIQVVTASNAQLRQAAPVQGKPVVTTARGSPGSSQVRLQTIAHPVHPQQVQQQQQQQQQQQQQQQQQQQQQQQQQQQQQQTQQTQDTQPK; encoded by the exons TGTCACATGTAATGAGTGATAAGCAAAGTGCACCTATTTTGCCGCCCCTTTCCGGGGGTGGAGGAAATAATGGGGGAAACAATGGCGGTGCAACTCAACAAACTGTCAGTCTCCAGCAGGTTCTGGCTACAGCCCAAGGACTCAATGTACTCACCACGGGTGGTGGGCAGCAGTTTGTTATTACTTCACAAGTTTCCGGCCTTACACAG GTTGTTACAAGCAGTGCCACAACCAGTACAAATGTTCAGCAAGTTGGTGTTACAAGGATTGTTAATATTAGTAACACACCACCGCGTGTTAGTACTGTGGGAGTTCCAGGTGCAAGTGGTTCACCTCTTACATCACCTTCTCGTCAAACTCCAACTAAAGTTGTATTGGCAACCTCTCCTAAACTCGTTCGGACTTCTATGGGAAACATGTTTATTGCGCCTACTTCTCAAGTTTCAATGCAATCACCACCagcaagaaaaagattgaaacTTACAGAAAGTACAGAAAAAATAACTGCCACTGCAGATGATGCAATGGGTTATAGAAGACGTATTATGGaacataaaatgaaaaggatgagagcgataagagaaaaatatgctGAGAATGCTTCAGAgttattctttcttcatgCTGGTGGCAATATGATGGATTTTCAAGCTTGGAGAAAACGGCCACCTACATCAcagtatttacattttttaaggCAACATAGATTAGATACGGAAGACAATAATGAAGATTTATCGGTTCCATTACCATCAATACCAGAAATTTCACTACCTCCGGTTACATCTGCCTCAACTACAGTTCCTACGAACCAGAGTGCAGAAGTGAAGATTTCTGGAGTTGGTGTAACTCCGGTTGCAGTATCTACAACTTTACCTGCTGCTGTAGCTCAACTTAGTCAACAAG GAGGAACTCCAATAGTTCCAGAAATACCAAAACATACAACTCCTGCAAGTCCAGTTACCGAGAAAACACCTATCACTCCAGTTGTAACAAAAGCTCCTAGTCCTTCTAGAAGTACTTCACAACCTGTTGTTAAGCTTATGAAATTACCTACTAGTTCTGTAGTTTCAaatgatattacaaataatcaaGAACAAATTGTAGAGAAGGCAAAACAA GAAGCATACGTAATGCAAAGGATTGCAGAGTTACAACGCGAAGGATTATGGTCCGAAAGAAGATTGCCAAAAGTACAGGAGCCTGCAAGAACAAAGGCTCATTGGGATTACTTATTGGAAGAAATGGTTTGGCTAGCTGCCGATTTTGCTCAAGAACGAAAATGGAAGAAAGCTGCCGCGAAAAAATGTGCTCGTATGGttcaaaaacattttcaagaaaaagcTATACAAGCTCAAAAGGCTGAAAAGTCTCAAGAACTTAGGCTCAAGAAAATTGCTAGTTTTGttgcaaaagaaattaagactTTTTGGGCAAATGTAGAgaag ctGGTGGAGTACAAACAACAAACAaggttagaagaaaaaagaaaaaaagcattaGACCAgcatttaaatttcattgtaggacaaacagaaaaatattcaacatGGTTAACTGAAGGTCTTAATAAGACAGATGGTTCGCAAAGTATTCCAGCTTCAATAAATAGTTCACGCATTTCCTCGCCAGTACCAATTGGAAAATCTCACTCTGATg AAGAGTTTCAGCCAAATCAAAGTTcagatgatgatgaagagaCTATTGCTAAAGctgaagaagaaatgaaatcaaCTGTAGATCAAAAAGAGGAGattgaattattgaaaaaagaatcggaAATGCCTTTAGAAGATCTTTTGAAAGATCTACCGCCGAATTATCtggaagaacgaaataaaagtttatCGCCTAGCGGAAAAGAAGTTGAGGAAACG gaaaatgaaaaaactgCTGATGGAGACACTGATTTTGTCGCTGCATCGGATGAGTCTACAGATGAAGAAGATACTATATTGGAACAAGAAAAATTGGAAGAAAATACAGACCACAAACAAGAGTTGGATGATCTTAAG GCAGAGAATGAAATGTCTATTGACGAGCTTATGGCTAAATATGGTAACATGTCGAATGTACCAATGGACGTGGACGAAGATGATGCTCAAG ATTCTGATAAAGAAACGGACCAAGAAAAAACACAGGAGAACGAAGAGCAAGCGAGTAGTAGCGAGAGTGAAAGTGAAGAAAGTGATGAAGCTGGAGAAGATTCGCAAATTCATAGCGATACAGAAACAGATGTAGGCCTAAAATCTCTGCTTGAAGATCCATCTACTGAGAAATCGTGTGATAACAAg ATTTCAGAAACGGATCATGTGGACGCTCATAATGAAATGGATAATGTTGCAGCTTTAGCAGAAAGCATACAACCTAAGGGAAATACATTGCTCACTACTTGT GTCGTTACAAAAATCCCGTTTCTTCTGAAACATTCACTTCGGGAATATCAACACATCGGATTGGATTGGCTTGTTACTATGTACGATAGGAAGTTGAATGGAATTTTAGCTGACGAAATGGGTCTGGGAAAAACTATACAAACGATTGCATTATTGGCACATTTGGCTTGTGAAAAGGGTAACTGGGGTCCTCATCTTATAATAGTACCAACCTCTGTAATGCTTAATTGGGAAATGGAATGTAAAAAATGGTGTCCaggatttaaaatattaacatactATGGTACgcaaaaggagagaaaacaaaagagaacag GGTGGACAAAACCAAACgcttttcatatatgtattacatcTTATAAACTCGTCATACAAGATCATCAAagttttagaagaaaaaaatggaagtatCTTATTTTAGATGAAGCtcaaaatataaagaatttcaAGTCACAAAGAtggcaattattattaaattttcaaacgcAACG GCGATTATTACTAACAGGAACGCCtcttcaaaataatttaatggaGTTATGGTCCTTGATGCATTTTTTAATGCCAAATGTGTTTCAATCTCATAGAGAATTTAAGGAATGGTTCAGTAATCCAGTTACGGGAATGATCGAAGGAAATAGCGAGTACAACGAGAATATTATTCGTCGTCTGCACAAG GTACTGAGACCTTTTCTTCTAAGAAGATTAAAAACTGAGGTAGAGAAACAATTGCCAAAGAAGTACGAGCATGTCGTCATGTGTCGATTGTCAAAAAGGCAGAGATACTTGTACGACGACTTCATGTCTAGGGCCAA GACGAAGGAAACTTTAGCTAGTGGAAATCTATTAAGTGTTATTAACGTATTGATGCAATTACGCAAAGTCTGCAATCATCCTAACTTGTTCGAAGTCCGACCTACCGTTTCACCGTTTCAAATGGAAGcaatagaatttattacaGCTTCGTTAGTATGGAATGCCCTTGATTACGATCCATTTAAA CATGTTGATCTGTCCACATTGAATCTTTTATTGATCGACTTGGAATTTACGTTGGCAGCATTTGGAGCACATAGAATAAAGCGCTTACAAACTCCCGTAAAACTGATAGAAGAAATAGACAGTCAGTCGGACCCACCTCCTAGGTGTCCTTctggaaaaattaaaatcaatgtcAGATTGTCGAATCAAGTTAAACAGTCGTCGACTCCACAACCAGCTCAAACTAAAGTTAAAAATCTAGCTGGTATACTCCCAACTCCTAGAGTAGGCACGTCACCATTGATAAAATCTTTGAACAATCAAAGTACTCCAGGTCAAG GCGTAACATTGCGAGTCGCAGGTGGTCAACAACTGCAAGGGTATTCCGTACAGTTGGTTCAACATCAAGGCAGTGTGAAAG CTATCCCTGTTGGAACATTGGCACATAACTCACAAAGTACAACGATTACATCAACAACAGCATCTATGAATGCACAAAGGATTACAGTTGGGAATGCAAATATTCGAGATGGACTGCAAAGGTTGGCTACACAGACAGTTACAGTCAAACAAGGTGATTCCGTCCAGAGAATACCAGTACCCGGTTTTGCACAGCTGGTTCAAACCTCTACTGGTAGACATATCATTTTGACTTCAAATCAACAAAATACTAACACAG tttCATTCCCCGTAATGACGCCGAGTGGACAACGATTAACAGTTCTATCTAAATCTCTAATGGGCCTATCTACTTCTGCGACCACGGTAAACAAAGTCGTTGGAGGAGTCGTTACGACTACGAGCGGTACTAGTGGGAGACCGGTAATGAGGGTTCCACCTCTGAATGTCGCTGCGTCTCAAGGACAGTCGACTGCTGGTAACGGACAAACCGCGCATCAACAAACGTTGCGCTGTGGTATCATCACGAGGCACGCGCAAAAAGAATCTGAAAAGGCACAAGCAAAGGAACAGCCTAAATCAGAATTTCATTTG CCACAATTGGAGGAAGATCGAAAGCAAAGAAGACAAGCGAAACTTCGTTTATTGGCAAACATTAACGAAAGGCGATGCGCAGCCTGTCCTTTATACGGCGAAGATTTATTTACTGCTTTAAGAATTGGGAAACCATCCACAGCCTGTCGTTGGCACAACGGTCTTGTTCATTGCGAAACAGCAAAGATACCTATTCGTACACGGAAGCAATTTTTCTCCTGTACGGAAGCGTTAGCAGAAGCAATACGAAGTACGGAACAAATTGTCGAAGAgcttaaagaaattttcgaaag gtTCGTGGTTTACGTTCCTGCTGTACGCGCGCCAGTACCGCGCTTCCACGTCTCTCATCCACCGCCACATAAACTGTGGAGTCAGCGCCGTATGCAGATAGAACTACAACACGAATTGTCACCAAAAATGCAATTATTTCATCCGGTGACCAGTTCGATGATAACCCAATTCCCCGAGCCTAGATTAATACAATATGATTGTGGAAAATTACAGTCATTGGATCTTCTTCTTAGAAAATTGAAGTCTGAAAATCATAGAGTTCTCATTTTCACTCAAATGACGAGGATGTTGGATGTACTAGAAGCTTTTCTTAATTTCCATGGTCATATTTACTTGCGCTTAGACGGCACTACTAGAGTAGATCAACGGCAG GTTCTAATGGAAAGGTTTAACGGCGACAAacgaatattttgttttatactaTCAACGAGATCCGGTGGTGTCGGTGTAAATTTAACAGGAGCAGATAcagttatattttatgatagtGACTGGAATCCGACGATGGATGCTCAGGCACAAGATAGATGCCATAGAATAGGTCAAACGCGCGACGTACATATCTACAg ATTGGTAAGTGAAAAAACTGTagaggaaaatattttgaaaaaagcgAATCAAAAAAGATTGCTTGGGGACCTTGCTATCGAAGGTGGAAACTTTACAACAGCTTACTTTAAGAGT TCTACTATTCAAGATCTCTTTAACATCGATCATTCTGAAAACGATGCGTCTACCAGAATGGCAGAAGTACTCGAACagaaagatcgagagaaatcCATGACTAAGGATTCCTCGGTCGTACAGGTACCCTGCTTGTCTCAGCATGTCGAAGATAAAATGGCAATGGGTGCTCTTGAAAGTGCTCTTGCCGCTGCGGAAGAGGATCTTGACGTTCAAGCAGCTAAAACAGCGAAGGCTGAAGCAGTTGCAGATTTAGCAGAGTTTGACGAGAATATACCATTGGATGATGCTGACAAGGAAGATACTCAATTTAGCAAAGCGGAACAAGAAGTACAGAATTTAGTGTCCCAG TTAACACCAATCGAACGATACGCGATGAAGTTTGTGGAAGAATCCGAAGGCACGTTTTCAGCCGCACAATTGGCAGCTGCCGAACGTGAACTCGaagaacagaagaaagaatggGAAATGGATCGTTTACGTGCGCTTcgtgaagaagaggaaagacgGATGCGACTGgctgacgacgacgagaaaccCCTGACGTTTGGACGTGAGGACGCGCAGAATCAG ATATGGTTGTCAGACGACACGATGGAGCCAATGCCG ATGTGGTGTCCACCGACTCCTCCTACTACAGACAATGACGTCTACATCGATTATTCATTGGGATTTTTGTATGAAAATACGCCAATGTCAGAGGCACAATTACCTCCTATCTATGttaagaaagaacaaaaacgaaGTAGAACCGACACTGGAATAAATGAACGAGATG GACGACGTCCAGTTAAGATGCGACACAAAGAGGAGTCGGTCTATGCACCTCGATCTCTCTTTGATAGACCTTCTCCAGCCATGATGAAGATTCGGCGAGATATGAAGTTACACAAATATCGTGAAATCGTAAGACCTACTATACCAATCCCTGGTATAAAACCGTCCCATATGGCGAAAAATTCTGCGGAACAAGAACAGCACGTATTGGATTGGATGATACACGAAGATTGGGCATTGCTCCAAGCAATTCAAGTTTATCAAGGGTTGCCTcttaatttaatgatattgtCTCCTGGACATACACCAAATTGGGATTTGGTGGCTGATATCGTTAATAACACTTCACGAATATACAGATCACCTAAGCAATGTAAAAATCGATACGAATCTGTGATCGTTCCTAGAGAGGAGGGAAAGCTTCTTTATGATACAACaccgaagaaacaaaagaaacaaaaaggcgTTTATAAAATACCTCAAGTTTCGGAG CAACAAAGTAAAACGAATAGACCAATGCGAACGTCTCAGTTATACAATCAAgataaaaatcattcgtttACAATGATGTGTTGCCAGAGATTCGAAACTATTAAATCTGTTTCCAATAAAAGAACACCTACCGTTAAACCTCTATTAGTAAATCCTTTGATGAAGAATCCTACGAACGCAGCAGTTCTAGCTGAATGTCATATTCAATATGACAATCCACTAGCACCGATAGAAGTCGCTACGCGAAGAGCTGATAGGATAGCAAAGGAAAAACTAAAGCACGCT GTTTTAACCGCGGAACAACAACAGCAAGTGGCAGCACGCTTGttgcagcaacagcagcagcaacagcaacaacaacagcaacagcaacaacaacaacagcaacagcagcaacaacaacagcaacaacagcaagcgcaacagcaacaacaagtTCAACAACAACAGgtgcaacagcaacaacagcaaatTAAAttacagcaacaacaacaacaacaacaatcgcAACAGGCAATATCGAATGCCACACCACCTCAAATGCATCAGTTGGCACAAGTTGTGACTACGGTAACAACGAATGCTTTAACGTCTATGAAGACGGTAACGACAATAAGCAATGTTACAACTTGTGCCACGACGGTTGTCACCACAACGGTTAAAACGCGACAAGGTGGAACGTTAACTATGCAGGACGTAAGAGCAACTCCAACTGTCGTTAGCGTATCTAATCTTCAAGCAGCTCAGAGGATAGCTACTGCTGGTTTAGTATCGGCCGCTCAGAGTTCCACAGGCGTGGCACAAAAAGGAATAGTCGGTGTTACCGTTGCCACGGCATCTGGTAGCAAGACACTGACAGCTGCTCAGCTTCAATATTATCGTCAACAACAAGTTCTCTTGAGACAGCAACAGCTAAAGGTGTTGCAAGCACAAGCAGTCGGTGGTCAGAAAGTTTCAGTCGCCGTTTCTGCAGCTGCAGCACAGCAAAGAGCAACGTTAATGAAACAAGGTATTGCTGCTCCGACTGTTGCTCAAAGCAACGTTGGAAAGCAAACTGTAGCAAGAGCAGTGTCGGAAACTGAAATGGCAGCTTTAATAAAGAGACAGGCCTTACAGCAACAGGCTAAGGCGGTAGCTCAAGTTCAAGTACCCACTCAGTCGGGGCTTACACCGGCGCAAATATTTGCACAAACTGGATTGCAAGTTCAGCAAACAGGTACATCGGCTAGCGGTACACCGGTAGCTACATTGGTGAAAGCAGCTAATGTGGCCGGTGTAAGAGCCGCTACGCCGCAGCAAATTCGACAGTTGGCTCTTCATCCTCAAATCATCGCTCAGAGAAAATTGCCAGCTCAAAAAGTTGCGCAATTGGCTCAAGTCACTGCTAAAGGTGGAGTACAAACGCAACTGATCGTTCAACAAAAGTCTTTACCTACTACCATGACGATGCAACAAATTCAACAAGTGATGAAGCACGTTCAGCCGTCGGCCATGCAACAATTTACACAT GTCTCGACGGGACAAACTGTTTCACAGCCAGGTCAAGTAGTCTTAGCCAAGTCTCCTTTGCAAACTCGAGTTATACCAGTAGCTCCGGCTGCCTTGAAGCAAACAATTCAAGTGGTAACTGCCAGTAACGCACAGTTAAGGCAAGCAGCACCGGTTCAAGGAAAACCGGTTGTTACGACAGCAAGGGGAAGTCCAGGTTCCAGTCAAGTTAGACTTCAAACTATTGCACATCCTGTTCATCCGCAACAagtacaacaacaacagcaacaacaacaacaacaacaacagcagcagcagcagcagcaacagcagcagcagcagcaacagcaacagcaacaacaaacACAACAGACACAGGATACTCAACCCAAATAA